One Calliopsis andreniformis isolate RMS-2024a chromosome 9, iyCalAndr_principal, whole genome shotgun sequence genomic window carries:
- the LOC143182848 gene encoding uncharacterized protein LOC143182848 — MLPDYSSCVSGRINTDRSTNLLHAAPIKHDPYTPDSMDSPSPNAMIIASNEAPDVDVDNLNECGDNTSTLHFAHSSSVVRRIDRAVSPALLKSKLELIVRSKKQDTVDMDQDLTDIKRSPSDYCLHSWSNNEERQWPTRRDRCNSDVSWQRSHLLTQAWIQGKGQQGYHSFGDFIHKSSMHSTPPDGEGLMSDLIIPRISIINASNFESNESSVYLLDEKYSNYSENKLSTYSDGRTKSLSGEAFSSEKSDELCEKMDNESNRLNSKTIEVKEGVYLQDINELITKENTCTMMVSTNLFQTKSKVDENKTSDIKEQHLNEIMDKARRSSIKSKSLNLEEQNEQTSQVLQTEAHLERIRIETDSLRAEEGSIKTEQAICSDTNVCNETEILRYDSKNEIVTSKETTRSNSVQSQDTSDNTGSVKLKLKAKVTERCKNNIVDKKSRCQKCCCIVS; from the coding sequence ATGTTGCCTGATTACAGTAGTTGCGTTAGCGGCCGAATCAACACGGATCGTTCAACTAATCTGTTGCACGCAGCACCCATTAAGCATGATCCTTACACTCCGGATAGCATGGACAGTCCAAGTCCAAATGCTATGATAATAGCATCGAACGAAGCCCCGGACGTAGATGTAGATAATCTAAACGAATGTGGTGACAACACGTCCACATTGCACTTTGCACATTCATCAAGCGTAGTAAGACGTATAGACCGAGCTGTATCGCCAGCTTTGTTGAAGTCAAAGTTAGAACTCATTGTACGGAGTAAAAAGCAAGACACAGTAGACATGGATCAAGATCTGACGGATATCAAGCGAAGTCCTAGTGATTATTGTTTACACTCGTGGTCTAACAACGAAGAACGCCAATGGCCTACAAGAAGAGACAGATGTAACAGCGATGTGTCGTGGCAAAGATCGCATCTTCTAACTCAAGCGTGGATCCAAGGCAAAGGGCAACAAGGGTATCATTCCTTTGGTGACTTCATTCATAAGTCGTCCATGCATTCAACTCCTCCAGATGGTGAAGGATTAATGTCTGACTTGATCATACCGAGGATATCGATCATAAATGCAAGTAACTTTGAATCAAACGAAAGCTCTGTGTACTTACTCGATGAGAAGTATAGCAATTATTCAGAGAATAAATTGAGCACTTACTCAGATGGAAGAACGAAAAGTTTAAGTGGCGAAGCGTTTAGTTCGGAAAAGTCGGATGAACTTTGTGAGAAAATGGATAATGAGAGCAACAGACTGAACTCAAAGACGATAGAAGTCAAAGAAGGTGTATATTTACAGGACATAAATGAGCTTATTACGAAAGAGAATACTTGTACAATGATGGTTAGTACAAATCTCTTCCAAACGAAGAGCAAAGTGGACGAGAACAAAACATCTGATATTAAAGAACAACATTTAAACGAAATTATGGATAAAGCTCGTAGGTCTAGTATTAAAAGTAAAAGTCTGAATTTGGAGGAGCAAAATGAACAGACTTCGCAAGTATTACAAACAGAGGCCCATCTCGAAAGAATCAGAATAGAAACGGACTCCTTAAGGGCGGAAGAAGGAAGCATAAAGACAGAACAGGCAATTTGCAGTGACACAAATGTATGTAACGAAACAGAAATTCTGAGATACGATAGCAAAAATGAAATAGTAACATCAAAAGAAACTACCAGAAGTAATTCTGTACAGAGTCAGGATACCAGCGACAATACAGGAAGTGTTAAATTAAAACTGAAAGCTAAAGTCACAGAAAGATGCAAGAACAATATCGTTGACAAGAAAAGCAGATGTCAAAAATGTTGTTGCATTGTATCGTGA